One region of Labrus mixtus chromosome 1, fLabMix1.1, whole genome shotgun sequence genomic DNA includes:
- the dennd5a gene encoding DENN domain-containing protein 5A isoform X1 — protein MTTGFSSGSCRFADYFVICGLDTESGLEPDELSALCQYIEATKFRDGARGNLANEGENFEQSPLRRTFKSKVLAHFPENVEWNPFDQDAVGMLCMPKGLSFRTQADSLEPQFHSFIITREDGSRTYGFALTFFEEVTSKQICSAMQTLYHMHNAEQYDILHTPTSPKGLEDHRHQHSQPRPVLHAAPAISRLQRFNSYDISRDTLYVSKCICLITPMAFPQACRKVLQQLHQAVTSPLPPPLPLESYIYNILYEVPMPPSGRSLKFSGVYGPVVCQRPSTCELPLFDFAIGEMFHLLGVENVLQLFTCALLEMQILLYSQHYQRLMTVAESITALMFPYQWQHVYVPILPASLLHFLDAPVPYLMGLHSNGQDDRTKLELPQEANLCFVDIDNHFIELPEELPQFPNKLEFIQEISEVLMSFGVSPEGNIHSNDSQAKYRFRSVDMVSDKRNGNLASPLNSYLLRENETIARLQALVKRTGVSLEKLEVREDASSNKDARFQCDEEELKMHQANIQVREVFANRFTQMFADYEVFVIQPNQDKESWFTNRDQMQNFDKASFLSDQPEPYLPFLSRFLETQMFASFIDSKILCHDDEEKEHTLRVFDSRVDKIRMLNVRTPTLRTSMYQKCTNIEEAEKLIEMRVTKIDHTALHPHLLDMKIGQGRYERGFFPRLQSDVLSTGPTSNKWTKRSAPAQWRRRDRQKQHAEHLYLDNDQREKYIQEARNLGTTIRQPKLSNLSPSVIAQTNWKFVEGLLKECRNKTKRMLVEKMGREAVELGHGEVSITGVEENTLIASLCDLLERIWSHGLQVKQGKSALWSHLLHYLESKEKKNVTPGTLGPPAGFIHDTERRKSDGGGSAMAPLKVSLIQDMRHIQNISEIKTDVGKARAWVRLSMEKKLLSRHLKQLLSDHELTKKLYKRYAFLRCDDEKEQFLYHLLSFNAVDYFCFTNVFTTIMIPYHVVVVSSKKLGGSMFTANPWVCVSGELAETGVLQVPRNTLEITFECQNLGKLTTVQMGHDNSGLYAKWLVESVMVRNEITGHTYKFPCGRWLGKGVDDGSLERILVGELMTPSTENDERMCRTPPMQQSPGMMRRFVTISPNSKPKLNTGQIQEGVGEAINGIVKHFHKPEKERGSLTLLLCGEYGLVWALEQVFQHGFKSPRLFKNVFIWDFLEKSQVYFEGAEQREVIPDENWQTRVRHFCRFMRAINNTSRNIGKDGKFQMLVCLGARDHLLHHWIALLADCPVTTQMYEDTALIKDRSLVNSLIRVLQTLQEFNITLEASLVKGVGI, from the exons ATGACCACCGGCTTCAGCTCCGGTTCCTGCCGGTTCGCAGATTATTTTGTGATCTGCGGACTCGACACCGAAAGCGGGCTGGAACCCGACGAACTGTCCG cTTTATGCCAGTATATAGAAGCTACTAAATTCAGAGATGGGGCCAGAGGAAATTTGGCAAATGAAG GTGAGAATTTTGAGCAGAGTCCATTGCGGAGAACCTTTAAATCCAAGGTTCTAGCACATTTTCCAGAAAATGTCGAGTGGAATCCATTTGACCAGGATGCAGTGGGCATG CTCTGTATGCCGAAAGGTCTGTCGTTCAGGACGCAGGCCGACTCTCTGGAGCCTCAGTTCCACTCCTTCATCATCACCAGAGAGGATGGCTCGCGGACCTACGGCTTTGCCCTCACCTTCTTTGAGGAGGTGACCAGTAAGCAGATCTGCAGTGCTATGCAGACTCTTTACCACATGCACAACGCAGAGCAGTACGACATCTTACACACTCCAACCTCGCCAAAGGGACTAGAGGACCATCGACATCAACACTCCCAGCCTCGTCCCGTGCTCCACGCTGCGCCTGCCATCTCTCGCCTGCAGCGCTTCAACTCCTATGACATCAGTCGTGACACGCTGTACGTGTCAAAGTGTATCTGCCTAATAACACCCATGGCCTTCCCTCAGGCCTGCAGGAAGGTGCTGCAGCAGCTACACCAAGCTGTAACTTCCCCCCTGCCCCCACCCCTCCCGCTGGAGAGCTACATCTACAACATCCTCTATGAGGTGCCCATGCCACCCTCTGGACGGTCGCTTAAGTTCTCAGGCGTCTACGGGCCCGTGGTGTGCCAGAGGCCGAGCACATGTGAGCTGCCGCTCTTTGACTTTGCCATCGGTGAGATGTTTCACCTGCTGGGGGTGGAGAACGTTCTCCAGCTGTTCACGTGTGCCCTGCTCGAGATGCAGATACTGCTCTACTCGCAGC attACCAGAGGCTGATGACGGTGGCAGAGAGCATCACAGCCTTAATGTTCCCCTACCAGTGGCAGCATGTGTATGTTCCCATTCTGCccgcctccctcctccacttcctggACGCTCCTGTGCCGTATCTCATGGGCCTCCACTCCAACGGACAAGATGACCGTACCAAGTTAGAGCTGCCCCAGGAG GCCAACTTGTGTTTTGTGGACATCGACAACCACTTCATTGAACTGCCAGAGGAGTTGCCCCAGTTTCCCAACAAACTGGAGTTCATTCAGGAGATCTCCGAGGTGCTCATGTCCTTTGGGGTTTCTCCAGAGGGAAATATTCACTCCAACGACAGCCAGGCAAAATACCGGTTCAGATCGGTTGATATGGTCTCTGATAAACGTAACGGCAACCTGGCCTCGCCCCTCAACTCCTACCTGCTAAGGGAGAACGAAACTATCGCCAGACTGCAAGCGCTGGTCAAGAGGACAGGGGTCAGCCTGGAGAAG CTGGAGGTGAGAGAGGACGCCAGCAGCAATAAAGACGCACGGTTTCAATGTGATGAGGAGGAGCTAAAGATGCACCAGGCCAACATCCAGGTGCGTGAGGTCTTCGCCAACAGATTCACCCAGATGTTCGCGGATTACGAGGTGTTTGTCATCCAGCCAAACCAGGACAAAGAGTCCTGGTTCACCAATCGAGACCAGATGCAGAACTTTGACAAG gcctcCTTCCTGTCAGACCAGCCAGAGCCCTATCTGCCCTTCCTGTCACGTTTCCTGGAGACGCAGATGTTCGCCTCCTTCATCGACAGTAAGATCCTCTGTCATGATGATGAGGAGAAGGAGCACACGCTGAGGGTGTTTGACTCCCGTGTGGATAAGATTCGCATGCTGAATGTCCGCACGCCTACCCTGCGCACCTCCATGTACCAGAAATGTACAAACATCGAAGAAGCGG AGAAACTCATTGAGATGAGAGTTACAAAGATCGACCACACTGCCCTGCACCCCCACCTGCTGGACATGAAGATCGGTCAGGGCCGCTACGAGCGGGGCTTCTTCCCCCGACTGCAGTCTGACGTGCTCTCTACTGGGCCCACCAGCAACAA GTGGACCAAGAGGAGTGCTCCTGCCCAGTGGAGGAGGCGGGATCGGCAGAAGCAGCACGCTGAGCACCTTTATTTAGACAATGAccagagagag AAGTACATCCAGGAAGCCAGAAACCTGGGCACGACCATCAGACAGCCCAAACTGTCCAACCTGTCCCCTTCAGTCATCGCTCAAACTAACTGGAAATTTGTTGAAGGATTGCTGAAGGAGTGCAGGAACAAG accaAGCGTATGCTGGTGGAGAAGATGGGTCGGGAGGCTGTGGAGCTGGGTCACGGAGAGGTCAGCATCACCGGTGTGGAGGAGAACACTCTAATTGCGAGTCTTTGTGACCTTCTGGAGAGGATCTGGAGCCACGGGCTGCAGGTTAAGCAG GGTAAATCTGCCTTGTGGTCCCACCTGCTGCACTATCTGGagagcaaagagaagaaaaatgtaacTCCAGGCACTTTGGGACCTCCAG CAGGTTTTATTCATGACACTGAGAGGCGCAAATCTGATGGTGGTGGATCAGCCATGGCCCCGCTTAAAGTCTCCCTGATCCAGGACATGAG ACACATCCAGAACATCAGTGAAATCAAGACAGATGTGGGCAAAGCCCGAGCCTGGGTTCGTCTTTCGATGGAGAAGAAGCTGCTGTCCAGACACCTGAAGCAGCTGCTTTCAGACCACGAACTTACAAA aaAACTATACAAGCGGTACGCCTTCCTCCGCTGTGACGATGAGAAGGAGCAGTTCCTTTACCACCTCCTGTCCTTTAATGCTGTTGATTACTTTTGTTTCACCAATGTCTTTACAACCATAA TGATCCCCTACCATGTGGTGGTGGTTTCCAGTAAGAAGCTGGGGGGCTCCATGTTCACAGCCAACCCatgggtgtgtgtttctggtgaGCTGGCAGAGACAGGAGTCCTGCAGGTCCCCAGAAACACTCTGGAGATCACTTTTGAG TGTCAGAACCTGGGCAAGCTGACCACCGTGCAGATGGGTCATGATAATTCTGGGCTCTACGCAAAGTGGCTGGTGGAGTCTGTCATGGTCCGCAATGAGATCACAGGCCACACTTACAA GTTTCCATGTGGCCGGTGGTTGGGGAAGGGTGTGGATGACGGCAGTCTGGAGAGGATCCTGGTGGGAGAGCTGATGACCCCCAGCACAGAGAACGATGAAAGGATGTGCCGCACTCCCCCCATGCAACAATCGCCCGGGATGATGAGGAGGTTTGTCACCATCTCGCCAAACAGCAAACCAA AGTTAAACACAGGTCAGATCCAGGAGGGAGTCGGAGAGGCCATCAATGGGATTGTGAAGCACTTCCACAAACCGGAGAAGGAG AGAGGCAGTctgactcttctcctctgtgggGAGTATGGCCTCGTCTGGGCCCTGGAGCAAGTTTTCCAGCACGGTTTCAAATCACCCAGACTGTTTAAGAATGTCTTCATCTGGGATTTCTTGG AAAAGTCACAAGTGTACTTTGAAGGTGCAGAGCAGCGAGAGGTTATTCCGGATGAAAACTGGCAAACCAGAGTTCGCCATTTCTGCCGCTTCATGCGCGCCATCAACAACACGTCGAGAAACATTGGCAAGGACGGAAAGTTCCAGATGCTTGTCTGTCTGGGTGCGAG GGACCATTTACTGCATCACTGGATTGCTCTGCTCGCAGATTGTCCAGTCACCACTCAGATGTACGAGGACACTGCACTGATTAAGGACCGCTCATTGGTAAACTCTCTGATCAGAGTACTACAAACTCTACAGGAGTTCAACATCACCCTGGAGGCTTCGCTTGTCA
- the dennd5a gene encoding DENN domain-containing protein 5A isoform X3: protein MTTGFSSGSCRFADYFVICGLDTESGLEPDELSGENFEQSPLRRTFKSKVLAHFPENVEWNPFDQDAVGMLCMPKGLSFRTQADSLEPQFHSFIITREDGSRTYGFALTFFEEVTSKQICSAMQTLYHMHNAEQYDILHTPTSPKGLEDHRHQHSQPRPVLHAAPAISRLQRFNSYDISRDTLYVSKCICLITPMAFPQACRKVLQQLHQAVTSPLPPPLPLESYIYNILYEVPMPPSGRSLKFSGVYGPVVCQRPSTCELPLFDFAIGEMFHLLGVENVLQLFTCALLEMQILLYSQHYQRLMTVAESITALMFPYQWQHVYVPILPASLLHFLDAPVPYLMGLHSNGQDDRTKLELPQEANLCFVDIDNHFIELPEELPQFPNKLEFIQEISEVLMSFGVSPEGNIHSNDSQAKYRFRSVDMVSDKRNGNLASPLNSYLLRENETIARLQALVKRTGVSLEKLEVREDASSNKDARFQCDEEELKMHQANIQVREVFANRFTQMFADYEVFVIQPNQDKESWFTNRDQMQNFDKASFLSDQPEPYLPFLSRFLETQMFASFIDSKILCHDDEEKEHTLRVFDSRVDKIRMLNVRTPTLRTSMYQKCTNIEEAEKLIEMRVTKIDHTALHPHLLDMKIGQGRYERGFFPRLQSDVLSTGPTSNKWTKRSAPAQWRRRDRQKQHAEHLYLDNDQREKYIQEARNLGTTIRQPKLSNLSPSVIAQTNWKFVEGLLKECRNKTKRMLVEKMGREAVELGHGEVSITGVEENTLIASLCDLLERIWSHGLQVKQGKSALWSHLLHYLESKEKKNVTPGTLGPPAGFIHDTERRKSDGGGSAMAPLKVSLIQDMRHIQNISEIKTDVGKARAWVRLSMEKKLLSRHLKQLLSDHELTKKLYKRYAFLRCDDEKEQFLYHLLSFNAVDYFCFTNVFTTIMIPYHVVVVSSKKLGGSMFTANPWVCVSGELAETGVLQVPRNTLEITFECQNLGKLTTVQMGHDNSGLYAKWLVESVMVRNEITGHTYKFPCGRWLGKGVDDGSLERILVGELMTPSTENDERMCRTPPMQQSPGMMRRFVTISPNSKPKLNTGQIQEGVGEAINGIVKHFHKPEKERGSLTLLLCGEYGLVWALEQVFQHGFKSPRLFKNVFIWDFLEKSQVYFEGAEQREVIPDENWQTRVRHFCRFMRAINNTSRNIGKDGKFQMLVCLGARDHLLHHWIALLADCPVTTQMYEDTALIKDRSLVNSLIRVLQTLQEFNITLEASLVKGVGI from the exons ATGACCACCGGCTTCAGCTCCGGTTCCTGCCGGTTCGCAGATTATTTTGTGATCTGCGGACTCGACACCGAAAGCGGGCTGGAACCCGACGAACTGTCCG GTGAGAATTTTGAGCAGAGTCCATTGCGGAGAACCTTTAAATCCAAGGTTCTAGCACATTTTCCAGAAAATGTCGAGTGGAATCCATTTGACCAGGATGCAGTGGGCATG CTCTGTATGCCGAAAGGTCTGTCGTTCAGGACGCAGGCCGACTCTCTGGAGCCTCAGTTCCACTCCTTCATCATCACCAGAGAGGATGGCTCGCGGACCTACGGCTTTGCCCTCACCTTCTTTGAGGAGGTGACCAGTAAGCAGATCTGCAGTGCTATGCAGACTCTTTACCACATGCACAACGCAGAGCAGTACGACATCTTACACACTCCAACCTCGCCAAAGGGACTAGAGGACCATCGACATCAACACTCCCAGCCTCGTCCCGTGCTCCACGCTGCGCCTGCCATCTCTCGCCTGCAGCGCTTCAACTCCTATGACATCAGTCGTGACACGCTGTACGTGTCAAAGTGTATCTGCCTAATAACACCCATGGCCTTCCCTCAGGCCTGCAGGAAGGTGCTGCAGCAGCTACACCAAGCTGTAACTTCCCCCCTGCCCCCACCCCTCCCGCTGGAGAGCTACATCTACAACATCCTCTATGAGGTGCCCATGCCACCCTCTGGACGGTCGCTTAAGTTCTCAGGCGTCTACGGGCCCGTGGTGTGCCAGAGGCCGAGCACATGTGAGCTGCCGCTCTTTGACTTTGCCATCGGTGAGATGTTTCACCTGCTGGGGGTGGAGAACGTTCTCCAGCTGTTCACGTGTGCCCTGCTCGAGATGCAGATACTGCTCTACTCGCAGC attACCAGAGGCTGATGACGGTGGCAGAGAGCATCACAGCCTTAATGTTCCCCTACCAGTGGCAGCATGTGTATGTTCCCATTCTGCccgcctccctcctccacttcctggACGCTCCTGTGCCGTATCTCATGGGCCTCCACTCCAACGGACAAGATGACCGTACCAAGTTAGAGCTGCCCCAGGAG GCCAACTTGTGTTTTGTGGACATCGACAACCACTTCATTGAACTGCCAGAGGAGTTGCCCCAGTTTCCCAACAAACTGGAGTTCATTCAGGAGATCTCCGAGGTGCTCATGTCCTTTGGGGTTTCTCCAGAGGGAAATATTCACTCCAACGACAGCCAGGCAAAATACCGGTTCAGATCGGTTGATATGGTCTCTGATAAACGTAACGGCAACCTGGCCTCGCCCCTCAACTCCTACCTGCTAAGGGAGAACGAAACTATCGCCAGACTGCAAGCGCTGGTCAAGAGGACAGGGGTCAGCCTGGAGAAG CTGGAGGTGAGAGAGGACGCCAGCAGCAATAAAGACGCACGGTTTCAATGTGATGAGGAGGAGCTAAAGATGCACCAGGCCAACATCCAGGTGCGTGAGGTCTTCGCCAACAGATTCACCCAGATGTTCGCGGATTACGAGGTGTTTGTCATCCAGCCAAACCAGGACAAAGAGTCCTGGTTCACCAATCGAGACCAGATGCAGAACTTTGACAAG gcctcCTTCCTGTCAGACCAGCCAGAGCCCTATCTGCCCTTCCTGTCACGTTTCCTGGAGACGCAGATGTTCGCCTCCTTCATCGACAGTAAGATCCTCTGTCATGATGATGAGGAGAAGGAGCACACGCTGAGGGTGTTTGACTCCCGTGTGGATAAGATTCGCATGCTGAATGTCCGCACGCCTACCCTGCGCACCTCCATGTACCAGAAATGTACAAACATCGAAGAAGCGG AGAAACTCATTGAGATGAGAGTTACAAAGATCGACCACACTGCCCTGCACCCCCACCTGCTGGACATGAAGATCGGTCAGGGCCGCTACGAGCGGGGCTTCTTCCCCCGACTGCAGTCTGACGTGCTCTCTACTGGGCCCACCAGCAACAA GTGGACCAAGAGGAGTGCTCCTGCCCAGTGGAGGAGGCGGGATCGGCAGAAGCAGCACGCTGAGCACCTTTATTTAGACAATGAccagagagag AAGTACATCCAGGAAGCCAGAAACCTGGGCACGACCATCAGACAGCCCAAACTGTCCAACCTGTCCCCTTCAGTCATCGCTCAAACTAACTGGAAATTTGTTGAAGGATTGCTGAAGGAGTGCAGGAACAAG accaAGCGTATGCTGGTGGAGAAGATGGGTCGGGAGGCTGTGGAGCTGGGTCACGGAGAGGTCAGCATCACCGGTGTGGAGGAGAACACTCTAATTGCGAGTCTTTGTGACCTTCTGGAGAGGATCTGGAGCCACGGGCTGCAGGTTAAGCAG GGTAAATCTGCCTTGTGGTCCCACCTGCTGCACTATCTGGagagcaaagagaagaaaaatgtaacTCCAGGCACTTTGGGACCTCCAG CAGGTTTTATTCATGACACTGAGAGGCGCAAATCTGATGGTGGTGGATCAGCCATGGCCCCGCTTAAAGTCTCCCTGATCCAGGACATGAG ACACATCCAGAACATCAGTGAAATCAAGACAGATGTGGGCAAAGCCCGAGCCTGGGTTCGTCTTTCGATGGAGAAGAAGCTGCTGTCCAGACACCTGAAGCAGCTGCTTTCAGACCACGAACTTACAAA aaAACTATACAAGCGGTACGCCTTCCTCCGCTGTGACGATGAGAAGGAGCAGTTCCTTTACCACCTCCTGTCCTTTAATGCTGTTGATTACTTTTGTTTCACCAATGTCTTTACAACCATAA TGATCCCCTACCATGTGGTGGTGGTTTCCAGTAAGAAGCTGGGGGGCTCCATGTTCACAGCCAACCCatgggtgtgtgtttctggtgaGCTGGCAGAGACAGGAGTCCTGCAGGTCCCCAGAAACACTCTGGAGATCACTTTTGAG TGTCAGAACCTGGGCAAGCTGACCACCGTGCAGATGGGTCATGATAATTCTGGGCTCTACGCAAAGTGGCTGGTGGAGTCTGTCATGGTCCGCAATGAGATCACAGGCCACACTTACAA GTTTCCATGTGGCCGGTGGTTGGGGAAGGGTGTGGATGACGGCAGTCTGGAGAGGATCCTGGTGGGAGAGCTGATGACCCCCAGCACAGAGAACGATGAAAGGATGTGCCGCACTCCCCCCATGCAACAATCGCCCGGGATGATGAGGAGGTTTGTCACCATCTCGCCAAACAGCAAACCAA AGTTAAACACAGGTCAGATCCAGGAGGGAGTCGGAGAGGCCATCAATGGGATTGTGAAGCACTTCCACAAACCGGAGAAGGAG AGAGGCAGTctgactcttctcctctgtgggGAGTATGGCCTCGTCTGGGCCCTGGAGCAAGTTTTCCAGCACGGTTTCAAATCACCCAGACTGTTTAAGAATGTCTTCATCTGGGATTTCTTGG AAAAGTCACAAGTGTACTTTGAAGGTGCAGAGCAGCGAGAGGTTATTCCGGATGAAAACTGGCAAACCAGAGTTCGCCATTTCTGCCGCTTCATGCGCGCCATCAACAACACGTCGAGAAACATTGGCAAGGACGGAAAGTTCCAGATGCTTGTCTGTCTGGGTGCGAG GGACCATTTACTGCATCACTGGATTGCTCTGCTCGCAGATTGTCCAGTCACCACTCAGATGTACGAGGACACTGCACTGATTAAGGACCGCTCATTGGTAAACTCTCTGATCAGAGTACTACAAACTCTACAGGAGTTCAACATCACCCTGGAGGCTTCGCTTGTCA